One genomic region from uncultured Treponema sp. encodes:
- a CDS encoding putative ABC transporter permease: MNQINMPLIDSQHLFLLFIFYSFVGWICEEIWVSSLYRKIEKRGMLHGPICPIYGFGALIILFGIYPWRETWFRLFVASAILASILEYFSSWLLETIFHTKWWDYSAHKFNLNGRICLLNSCAFGFGGVALEHFLHPIAVNLIFAPEIQPFIPAIYYAFSTMLGIDLIFTVKRLVKFSETMEKLKMFGEQLKEKYGSESWFADTNLHTMIQSVKARIESGSIQASEKMKERLEKFSRRQRNEESLFRKFPTMSSREYKLPLDHIKQTLKESIEKKRNERLSKIRK; encoded by the coding sequence ATGAATCAGATAAATATGCCTTTGATTGACAGCCAGCATCTTTTTTTGCTTTTTATTTTTTATTCTTTTGTCGGATGGATTTGCGAGGAAATCTGGGTTTCTTCACTTTACAGAAAAATTGAAAAACGCGGAATGCTGCACGGTCCGATTTGTCCTATTTACGGATTCGGCGCGCTTATAATTCTTTTTGGAATTTATCCTTGGCGCGAAACTTGGTTCAGGCTTTTTGTAGCTTCGGCAATTTTAGCTTCAATTCTGGAATATTTTTCAAGCTGGCTTTTGGAAACGATTTTTCACACAAAATGGTGGGATTATTCGGCGCATAAATTCAATTTAAATGGAAGAATTTGCCTTTTAAATTCCTGCGCGTTCGGGTTTGGCGGAGTTGCGCTTGAGCATTTTCTGCATCCAATAGCCGTAAATCTGATTTTCGCTCCTGAAATTCAGCCTTTCATTCCTGCAATTTACTACGCGTTCAGCACGATGCTCGGAATCGATTTGATTTTCACGGTAAAGCGGCTTGTTAAATTCAGCGAGACAATGGAAAAACTCAAAATGTTCGGCGAGCAGCTCAAGGAAAAATACGGAAGCGAATCTTGGTTTGCGGACACGAACTTGCACACAATGATTCAGTCTGTAAAAGCGAGAATCGAATCCGGCTCAATTCAGGCAAGCGAAAAAATGAAAGAACGACTTGAAAAATTTTCACGCAGGCAACGCAACGAAGAAAGCCTTTTCAGAAAATTTCCTACAATGTCCAGCCGCGAATACAAACTTCCGCTTGACCACATAAAGCAGACGCTCAAGGAAAGCATAGAAAAGAAACGCAACGAGCGCCTGAGCAAAATCCGAAAGTAA
- the serC gene encoding 3-phosphoserine/phosphohydroxythreonine transaminase: MSRVYNFSAGPSCLPEEVLKECAAEMLDYNGSGQSVMEMSHRSSTYQAIIDHAEAQVRKLMKVPENYKILFLQGGGSTQFAMVAENLGIHTGKAAYIQTGVWAKKAAAEAKHLGIKVDIIASSEDKNYSYIPRVEKIEGDYDYAYICFNNTIMGTHYEYIPDTGKIPLVADISSCVLSEELDVSKFGLLFAGAQKNLAPAGVTLVIIREDLITENPREGTPTMLCYKTHADNGSMYNTPPCYTIYVLGKVLDWIEKNGGATGINKLNVEKANYLYDYLDSSDFYHATAEKGSRSLMNVPFLTKYSTGSKDEADIAKEKEINAKFVKEAEAAGLVNLKGHRLVGGMRASIYNAMPIAGVKALVEFMKKFAEENK; the protein is encoded by the coding sequence ATGTCAAGAGTATACAATTTTAGCGCAGGTCCGTCTTGCTTGCCGGAAGAAGTTTTAAAAGAATGCGCAGCAGAAATGCTCGACTACAACGGAAGCGGCCAGTCAGTAATGGAAATGAGCCACCGCTCAAGCACATATCAGGCGATAATTGACCACGCGGAAGCTCAAGTCCGCAAGCTTATGAAAGTTCCAGAAAACTACAAAATTCTTTTTTTGCAGGGAGGCGGTTCAACTCAGTTTGCAATGGTCGCAGAAAATCTTGGCATCCACACAGGAAAAGCGGCTTACATTCAGACTGGAGTCTGGGCAAAAAAGGCGGCGGCGGAAGCAAAGCATCTTGGAATAAAAGTTGACATAATCGCTTCAAGTGAAGACAAAAATTATTCTTACATTCCGCGTGTTGAAAAAATTGAAGGCGACTACGATTATGCGTACATTTGCTTCAACAACACAATAATGGGAACTCACTACGAGTACATTCCCGACACTGGAAAAATTCCGCTTGTAGCAGACATTTCATCTTGCGTTTTGAGCGAAGAACTTGACGTTTCAAAGTTCGGACTTCTTTTTGCAGGCGCGCAGAAAAATCTTGCTCCGGCTGGAGTTACGCTTGTTATAATCCGCGAAGACTTGATTACAGAAAATCCGCGCGAAGGAACTCCGACAATGCTTTGCTACAAAACTCACGCAGACAACGGAAGCATGTACAACACTCCGCCTTGCTACACAATTTACGTTCTCGGAAAAGTTCTTGACTGGATTGAAAAGAACGGAGGAGCAACTGGAATCAACAAACTGAATGTTGAAAAAGCAAACTATCTTTACGACTATCTTGACTCAAGCGATTTCTATCACGCCACAGCAGAAAAAGGAAGCCGCTCGCTCATGAATGTTCCGTTCCTTACAAAATATTCAACAGGCTCAAAAGACGAAGCCGACATTGCAAAGGAAAAAGAAATCAATGCAAAGTTTGTAAAAGAAGCTGAAGCCGCGGGTCTTGTAAATCTTAAAGGACACAGACTTGTTGGCGGAATGAGAGCTTCAATTTACAATGCGATGCCGATAGCCGGAGTCAAGGCTCTTGTTGAGTTCATGAAAAAATTCGCAGAAGAAAACAAATAA
- a CDS encoding phosphoglycerate dehydrogenase encodes MFKIQTLDRISAVGLDNFPRDEYEIASEIVKPDAILVRSHDMLSMEIDPNIKAVARAGAGVNNIPVKDLAQKGVVVFNTPGANANAVKELVILGLLMASRPVIAANQWVNSLAGKGAEIATLAEKGKKNFIGQEVKGKTLGVIGLGAIGAQVANTAVELGMNVIGYDPFLSVDAAWSLNHQVKHAETLDTLLAKADYLTFHVPETPDTKGFVNANTIKNMKNGVKLINIARGGLVNNEDVLAAIRAGKISCMVTDFAAEELIACDKVICLPHLGASTPEAEDNCAVMAVKELRDFLERGIIKNSVNFPKTTTDNPIPCGGTRLCISHKNEPGLVAQFTTILGEANLNIEGMVNQNRGEVAYNIIDVAGKVTEQTLENLAAIKDVTKVRPIYN; translated from the coding sequence ATGTTTAAGATTCAGACACTAGACAGAATCAGCGCAGTTGGACTTGATAACTTTCCGCGCGATGAATACGAAATTGCAAGCGAAATTGTAAAGCCGGACGCAATTCTTGTTCGCAGCCACGATATGCTTTCAATGGAAATCGACCCGAACATAAAAGCTGTTGCCCGCGCAGGAGCCGGCGTAAACAACATTCCGGTAAAAGACCTTGCTCAGAAAGGCGTTGTAGTTTTCAACACGCCGGGAGCAAACGCAAACGCTGTAAAGGAACTTGTAATCCTCGGACTTCTTATGGCAAGCCGTCCTGTAATCGCCGCAAACCAGTGGGTAAATTCACTTGCCGGAAAAGGCGCAGAAATCGCAACGCTTGCTGAAAAGGGAAAGAAAAATTTCATCGGTCAGGAAGTAAAAGGAAAAACTTTAGGCGTAATCGGACTTGGAGCAATTGGAGCGCAGGTTGCAAACACAGCCGTAGAACTTGGAATGAATGTAATCGGCTACGATCCGTTTCTTTCCGTAGATGCCGCTTGGAGCTTGAATCATCAGGTTAAGCACGCTGAAACATTGGACACTCTTCTTGCAAAAGCTGACTACCTTACTTTTCATGTTCCGGAAACTCCAGACACAAAAGGCTTTGTCAACGCAAATACAATCAAGAACATGAAAAACGGCGTAAAGCTCATAAACATTGCGCGCGGCGGACTTGTAAACAACGAAGATGTTCTTGCGGCAATCAGAGCCGGAAAAATTTCGTGCATGGTTACAGACTTTGCAGCTGAAGAACTTATTGCCTGCGACAAAGTAATCTGCCTTCCGCATTTGGGAGCTTCAACTCCAGAAGCAGAAGACAACTGCGCGGTAATGGCTGTAAAAGAGCTTCGTGATTTCCTTGAGCGCGGAATCATCAAAAACAGCGTAAACTTCCCAAAGACAACAACAGACAACCCAATTCCTTGCGGCGGAACAAGACTTTGCATTAGCCACAAAAATGAGCCGGGACTTGTTGCGCAGTTCACGACAATTCTTGGAGAAGCAAATCTCAACATCGAAGGAATGGTCAACCAAAACCGCGGTGAAGTTGCCTACAACATTATTGATGTGGCAGGAAAAGTCACCGAGCAAACTTTGGAAAATCTTGCTGCTATAAAAGACGTTACAAAAGTAAGACCAATCTACAACTAA
- a CDS encoding metal-sensing transcriptional repressor, giving the protein MEMEEEKKSCCANKTTKRPEEELRKLVNRLSRIEGQINGVKKMLQNDAYCTDILIQVSACQAAFNSFTKELLASHIKGCVAEGIKKGDEEIVDELVRTLQKLMK; this is encoded by the coding sequence ATGGAAATGGAAGAAGAAAAAAAATCTTGCTGTGCAAACAAGACAACCAAACGCCCGGAAGAGGAATTAAGAAAACTCGTAAACAGACTCAGCAGAATTGAAGGTCAGATCAATGGAGTAAAAAAAATGCTCCAGAACGACGCATACTGCACGGACATTCTCATTCAAGTTTCAGCGTGCCAAGCCGCATTTAACTCGTTCACAAAGGAGCTCCTTGCAAGCCACATAAAAGGCTGTGTTGCAGAAGGAATAAAAAAAGGCGACGAAGAAATTGTTGACGAGCTTGTCCGCACACTTCAAAAACTTATGAAATAA
- a CDS encoding heavy-metal-associated domain-containing protein, which produces MINVILVLFIIVVFAFALRNSIKHFKGESSCCGGGGGTLVEKKQLENPVVEKKTVFTEGMKCSECAKKLWNSLNKIEELSVKKVNYKNGTAVFEASRNILDEEIKSAVENAGYKFIKTIP; this is translated from the coding sequence ATGATAAATGTAATTTTAGTTTTATTTATAATTGTAGTTTTTGCATTTGCCTTAAGAAATTCAATAAAGCATTTTAAAGGCGAAAGTTCTTGCTGCGGCGGAGGCGGCGGAACTTTAGTTGAAAAAAAACAGCTTGAAAATCCTGTTGTTGAAAAAAAGACAGTTTTTACAGAAGGAATGAAATGCTCAGAGTGCGCAAAAAAATTATGGAACTCGCTGAATAAAATCGAAGAGCTTTCTGTAAAAAAAGTAAACTACAAAAATGGAACTGCGGTTTTTGAAGCAAGCAGAAATATTTTAGACGAAGAAATCAAATCTGCTGTTGAAAATGCAGGATATAAATTTATAAAAACTATTCCATAA
- a CDS encoding heavy metal translocating P-type ATPase, with protein sequence MEKFLISGMSCAACSARIENAVTKVKGVQSCAVSLLTNSMSVEGTASAKSIIQAVEKAGYGAKVSGSEKTSNSEDQELLLENSELKNLKSRLASSLIFLLILMYFSMGHMMLSFPLPSWFNGNHVAMGLVQLLLTIIILFINRKFFISGTKGLLHGTPNMDTLVALGSGVSFVYSTLVLFNMTDAVLKGDEPRVMKCMDNFYFEGAAMIVTLITVGKMLESISKGKTTNALKNLIKLKPENATVIREGKEIVIPISEVKKDDVFIVKPGENIPVDGIVIEGESSVNESALTGESIPVDKSAKSEVYSATINLNGFLKCKALRVGEETALSQIIKLVSDASATKAPIAKTADKVSGIFVPSVLLISAITFFVWLICGAEFNFALSRAIAVLVISCPCALGLATPVAIMVGNGVGAKNGILFKTATSLEETGKIKIVALDKTGTITKGEPEVTDIVATNDISEKDLIKIAASLESKSSHPLAKAVVKFFSNSSFASEELFDTQDFVSLPGNGISCTIKGEKFFAGNLVFIEKNADISAIKEKAALFASEGKTPLIFAKENKILGMMCVADKIKDDSAQAVSQLKAMSVTPVMITGDNEKTAQAIAKNAGIEKIIAGVLPDGKAKTIATLKSKGKTAMAGDGINDAPALASADIGIALGAGSDIAIDSAQVVLMKNSLLDVPAAIRLSKATLKNIHENLFWAFFYNVAGIPLAAGVYYKAFGLLLNPMFAAAAMSLSSFCVVTNALRLNFFKPYKFSKSENKFQSSKRQEEVTMSTIEKTIKVEGMMCGHCEAHVKEALEKIKGIEEATADHETGKVVLKLSKEVDDKKISDAVKKAGYTVV encoded by the coding sequence ATGGAAAAATTTCTTATTTCAGGAATGAGCTGTGCCGCTTGTTCGGCTAGAATTGAAAATGCAGTAACAAAAGTAAAAGGCGTGCAATCTTGCGCTGTAAGCCTTCTTACAAATTCAATGTCCGTGGAAGGAACGGCTTCCGCAAAAAGCATAATTCAAGCTGTTGAAAAAGCAGGCTATGGCGCAAAAGTTTCAGGCAGCGAAAAAACAAGCAATTCAGAAGACCAGGAACTTTTGCTAGAAAATTCAGAACTAAAAAATCTAAAAAGCCGCTTGGCAAGTTCATTGATTTTTCTTTTGATTCTCATGTATTTCAGCATGGGACACATGATGCTGAGCTTTCCGCTTCCTTCTTGGTTCAACGGAAACCATGTCGCAATGGGACTTGTTCAGCTTTTGCTTACAATCATAATTTTATTCATCAACAGAAAATTTTTTATAAGCGGAACTAAAGGACTTCTTCACGGAACTCCAAACATGGACACGCTCGTTGCACTCGGAAGCGGAGTTTCATTTGTGTACAGCACACTGGTTCTTTTCAACATGACTGACGCAGTTCTAAAAGGCGATGAGCCGCGCGTAATGAAATGTATGGACAACTTCTATTTTGAAGGAGCTGCAATGATTGTAACTTTAATCACTGTAGGAAAAATGCTCGAGTCCATTTCAAAAGGAAAAACTACAAACGCTCTAAAAAATCTAATAAAGCTAAAGCCTGAAAACGCAACAGTCATCCGTGAAGGCAAAGAAATTGTAATTCCAATAAGCGAAGTAAAAAAAGACGACGTTTTTATTGTAAAGCCCGGAGAAAATATTCCTGTCGATGGGATTGTAATTGAAGGCGAATCTTCTGTAAACGAATCCGCATTAACAGGAGAAAGCATTCCAGTCGATAAATCTGCAAAAAGCGAAGTATATTCGGCAACTATAAATTTAAACGGATTTTTAAAATGCAAGGCATTGCGTGTCGGAGAAGAAACTGCGCTTTCACAAATAATAAAACTTGTAAGCGACGCTTCCGCAACAAAAGCTCCGATTGCAAAAACAGCAGACAAAGTTTCTGGAATTTTTGTGCCGTCCGTGCTTTTAATTTCAGCAATAACATTTTTTGTCTGGCTGATTTGTGGCGCGGAATTCAACTTTGCATTGTCCAGAGCAATCGCAGTTCTTGTCATAAGCTGTCCTTGCGCGTTGGGACTTGCAACTCCAGTGGCTATCATGGTCGGAAACGGAGTCGGAGCAAAAAACGGAATTCTTTTTAAAACCGCGACTTCACTTGAGGAAACTGGAAAAATAAAAATTGTCGCGCTAGACAAAACTGGAACAATAACGAAAGGCGAGCCGGAAGTAACTGACATTGTTGCGACGAATGATATTTCAGAAAAGGACTTGATAAAAATTGCAGCATCGCTTGAATCCAAAAGCTCACATCCTCTTGCAAAAGCTGTTGTAAAATTTTTCAGCAACTCAAGTTTTGCCAGCGAAGAACTTTTCGACACGCAGGATTTTGTTTCGCTTCCGGGAAATGGAATTTCATGCACAATCAAAGGAGAAAAATTTTTTGCAGGCAACTTAGTCTTCATAGAAAAAAATGCAGACATTTCAGCAATAAAAGAAAAAGCGGCTTTGTTTGCTTCCGAAGGAAAAACTCCGCTCATATTCGCAAAGGAAAATAAAATTCTTGGAATGATGTGCGTTGCGGACAAAATAAAAGACGACAGTGCGCAGGCGGTTTCGCAGCTAAAGGCAATGTCTGTAACTCCGGTTATGATTACAGGCGATAATGAAAAAACGGCGCAGGCAATCGCAAAAAATGCCGGCATAGAAAAAATTATCGCGGGCGTTCTTCCAGACGGAAAAGCAAAGACAATTGCAACTTTAAAATCAAAAGGAAAAACTGCGATGGCTGGAGACGGAATCAATGATGCTCCGGCACTTGCAAGCGCAGACATTGGAATCGCACTTGGAGCAGGCAGCGACATTGCAATTGATTCCGCGCAAGTTGTTCTTATGAAAAATTCACTGCTAGATGTTCCGGCGGCAATTCGGCTTAGCAAAGCAACTCTGAAAAATATTCATGAAAATTTATTCTGGGCATTTTTCTATAATGTTGCGGGCATTCCTCTTGCAGCTGGAGTTTACTATAAAGCATTCGGACTGCTTTTAAATCCAATGTTCGCGGCGGCGGCAATGAGCCTTTCAAGTTTCTGCGTTGTAACAAATGCGCTTAGACTGAATTTTTTTAAGCCATACAAATTTTCCAAATCAGAAAATAAATTTCAATCTTCAAAAAGACAAGAGGAGGTTACTATGTCAACGATTGAAAAAACTATAAAAGTTGAAGGAATGATGTGCGGACATTGCGAAGCGCACGTAAAAGAAGCTCTTGAAAAAATCAAAGGAATTGAAGAAGCCACAGCAGACCATGAAACAGGAAAAGTTGTCTTAAAACTTTCAAAAGAAGTCGATGACAAAAAAATTTCAGATGCAGTAAAAAAGGCTGGATACACAGTAGTCTAA
- a CDS encoding pitrilysin family protein, which produces MKQNKKFIKIISLFVFLFTLNFIHAEKTPVENLYEYKMENGLTVFAAENHTVPLVYIEIAIRAGAITQTPQTAGLFHLYEHMMFKGNKLYKDAASVNRALSNLGVASWNGTTGINHVNYFFTVPSNKLEEGLAFWNAAVRSPLLDEQELENEKKVVLSEIEGGKSEPSKIFYSYLNKKLFPDAPYKLDSGGSFDAVRNATSTQLKEIKGKYYIPKNAALFIGGDIQPEETFKLAEKIFGTWSNNNSNIEHSIQQKKEPFESTQFCVMPFDKITKELAQIMIQFRGPDADFDLQDTYAADYLMYLLSEPNGEYIQSLYKNSEFKIPDFNNSWAQYATVRANGLFEFGTIVSEPETLLPERTEKILSEIQNLIIPKIANEKKFFTESYKSKIIEKLKDNQTLTTETPSELLTSIRSWWTNTNAEYFFSYYDNLSKVTQDDVKRIVEKYLSNKKPLVSVLLNPEIYNSTKKDFESTGFYEIHSDEKRWWQEKQFELKEPIQNSNYKFAEEKNIYIPQENQSSKTENKILKRNIEIKKLKNEIPVYINNTSDKIISIAILCPGGVEKLTPETSGMETTLFSFMADSSKKFSYKKRTEISYDTNSSIGYFSKLSGSALYLNTMDKHFEKTLSVFLDGFLNPTFKQDDYENTINALRQRIQGIFNDPESFLAYTISNELYKGHPYEAKTFATPDSIKNITIENLKNYHKKLLANGNFSVVVSGKIDSEFLIKKLNSTIGKLKFSNEETKRKIIQPISIQKNAPVTLRHPSAEGTAYITKVFASPANTEPNFIPCVLAGNIYTDILFNVVREHYGICYSPQSYVIGSKAPYGIEHLFKVSDFVNFEKTMQEARNYMANDKIVEKTNADGSYEFSTIEQNLEGYKNSYINQTYQSQQTSAGLVSIMGYNLIQFNDIDYDLKQLEQIKQTSAQEILRVFKKYWIENPSAWFAITGENTTLNFGEQEQ; this is translated from the coding sequence ATGAAACAAAACAAAAAATTTATTAAGATTATTTCATTATTTGTATTTTTATTTACACTGAATTTCATTCACGCCGAAAAAACTCCAGTTGAAAATTTATATGAATACAAAATGGAAAACGGCCTTACAGTTTTTGCCGCAGAAAACCACACAGTTCCATTAGTCTATATTGAAATTGCAATCCGCGCTGGAGCCATAACGCAAACTCCGCAAACCGCAGGACTTTTTCATTTGTATGAGCACATGATGTTCAAGGGAAACAAACTTTACAAAGATGCGGCATCAGTGAACAGGGCACTTTCAAATCTTGGAGTTGCAAGCTGGAACGGAACAACAGGAATAAACCATGTGAATTATTTTTTCACAGTGCCGTCAAACAAACTTGAGGAAGGACTTGCGTTTTGGAATGCGGCGGTTCGTTCTCCTCTTCTTGATGAGCAGGAACTTGAAAATGAAAAAAAAGTTGTGCTTTCAGAAATTGAAGGCGGAAAATCAGAGCCATCAAAAATTTTTTATAGCTATTTAAACAAAAAACTTTTTCCAGATGCGCCGTACAAACTTGATTCCGGCGGTTCATTTGACGCTGTAAGAAATGCGACTTCAACTCAGCTAAAAGAAATAAAAGGAAAATACTACATTCCAAAAAATGCCGCACTTTTCATCGGCGGAGATATTCAGCCCGAAGAAACTTTTAAGCTTGCAGAAAAAATATTCGGAACTTGGAGCAACAACAATTCAAATATTGAACATTCAATTCAGCAAAAAAAAGAACCGTTTGAAAGTACACAATTTTGCGTAATGCCTTTTGACAAAATCACAAAGGAACTTGCGCAGATTATGATTCAGTTCAGAGGTCCGGACGCAGACTTTGATTTGCAAGACACTTATGCCGCGGACTATCTGATGTATCTTTTGTCAGAGCCAAACGGAGAATACATTCAGTCGCTTTACAAAAATTCAGAATTTAAAATTCCAGACTTCAACAATTCTTGGGCGCAATATGCCACAGTAAGAGCGAACGGACTTTTTGAATTCGGAACAATTGTGTCAGAGCCGGAAACTTTACTTCCAGAACGAACGGAAAAAATTCTTTCAGAAATTCAAAATTTAATTATTCCGAAAATTGCAAACGAGAAAAAATTTTTTACTGAATCTTACAAATCAAAAATAATAGAAAAATTAAAAGACAATCAGACGCTGACAACAGAAACTCCTTCAGAACTTTTGACAAGCATCCGAAGCTGGTGGACGAATACAAATGCAGAATACTTTTTCAGCTACTACGACAATCTTTCAAAAGTTACGCAGGACGATGTAAAAAGAATTGTAGAAAAATATTTATCAAACAAAAAGCCGCTCGTAAGCGTTCTTTTAAATCCTGAAATTTACAACAGCACGAAAAAAGATTTTGAAAGCACAGGATTCTATGAAATTCATTCCGATGAAAAAAGATGGTGGCAGGAAAAACAATTTGAATTAAAAGAACCGATTCAGAATTCAAATTACAAATTTGCAGAAGAAAAAAATATTTACATTCCGCAAGAAAATCAGTCGAGCAAAACTGAAAATAAAATTTTAAAACGGAATATTGAAATTAAAAAACTGAAAAACGAAATTCCTGTTTACATAAACAACACGAGCGACAAAATTATTTCCATTGCGATTCTTTGTCCGGGCGGAGTTGAAAAACTTACACCAGAAACATCGGGCATGGAAACGACATTGTTTTCTTTCATGGCGGATTCTTCAAAAAAGTTTTCGTACAAAAAGCGAACAGAAATTTCATACGACACAAATTCCAGCATAGGATATTTTTCAAAACTTTCTGGAAGCGCACTTTACTTAAATACAATGGACAAGCATTTTGAAAAAACACTTTCAGTTTTTCTGGACGGATTTTTAAATCCTACATTTAAGCAGGATGACTATGAAAACACAATCAATGCTTTGCGCCAAAGAATACAAGGAATTTTCAACGACCCGGAATCTTTTTTGGCTTACACAATTTCAAATGAACTTTACAAAGGTCATCCTTACGAAGCAAAAACTTTTGCAACTCCTGATTCAATAAAAAATATTACAATAGAAAATTTAAAAAATTATCACAAAAAGCTTTTGGCAAATGGAAATTTTTCTGTTGTTGTTTCAGGAAAAATTGATTCAGAATTTTTAATAAAAAAACTGAACAGCACAATTGGAAAATTAAAATTTTCAAACGAGGAAACAAAAAGAAAAATCATACAGCCAATCAGCATACAAAAAAATGCGCCGGTTACACTTCGCCATCCGTCAGCAGAAGGAACGGCATACATTACAAAAGTTTTCGCTTCTCCTGCAAACACCGAGCCTAACTTTATTCCATGCGTGCTTGCAGGAAATATTTACACAGACATTCTTTTTAATGTTGTAAGAGAGCACTATGGAATTTGCTATTCGCCGCAGAGTTATGTCATCGGCTCGAAAGCACCTTACGGAATTGAGCATTTATTTAAAGTTTCTGATTTTGTCAATTTTGAAAAAACCATGCAAGAAGCAAGAAACTACATGGCAAATGACAAAATCGTAGAAAAAACAAATGCGGACGGAAGCTATGAATTTTCAACGATTGAACAAAATTTGGAAGGCTACAAAAATTCGTATATAAATCAAACTTACCAAAGCCAGCAAACCAGCGCAGGCTTAGTTTCAATAATGGGATACAACTTGATTCAGTTCAACGATATTGACTACGACCTAAAGCAACTGGAACAGATCAAGCAAACTTCCGCGCAAGAAATTCTCCGTGTCTTCAAAAAATACTGGATTGAAAATCCTTCCGCTTGGTTCGCAATAACTGGCGAAAACACAACTTTAAATTTTGGTGAGCAGGAGCAATAA
- a CDS encoding RecQ family ATP-dependent DNA helicase translates to MAEEINDEFWAIPESEEESTLDSDEVLQAAKKAFGISYFFPWQRIVIANILDSANPRDDVLKDDVCSNGRQIVLLPTGAGKSLCFLAPALLLDKPTLVIYPLLALISDQKRRMDEGGLDCVVFRGGQTDLEREENFMRIKNGAKVIITNPEALQNQNLLEQLCSFGIVHIAIDEAHCVSEWGDSFRPAYLNLGKVIKKINPPVVTAFTATASESVLARVSEVLFDGEAKIVRSESDRPNIHYKVVKCYAKKRTAFLLALTEQKPLIIFCGTRAKSEDMARELSAYYGNDKVKFYHAGMTREEKQKVEKWFYPKDDAVLCCTCAFGMGVDKKNIRTVIHLEPSPSAESYIQEAGRGGRDGEISNAILLWSFNDHKKFSAIKENDRRKIMQKFAESKTCRRQILLDALGGEQAVCDGCDVCSGKSDKKIAPDAKIVLELVRKNPNRFTQDELNQEAMIALNKIAGKNCSVNIYEHSDTDEIISQLKMQKIIRIRKFPFKGLIAPAHQNLKLCFRQLLRTKRKDFQSSIF, encoded by the coding sequence ATGGCAGAAGAAATCAATGATGAGTTTTGGGCAATTCCAGAATCGGAAGAAGAAAGCACTTTGGATTCTGATGAAGTTTTGCAGGCGGCGAAAAAAGCTTTTGGTATTTCTTATTTTTTTCCGTGGCAGAGAATTGTAATTGCAAATATTTTGGATTCGGCAAATCCAAGAGATGATGTTTTAAAAGATGATGTCTGTTCTAACGGACGGCAAATTGTTTTGCTTCCGACTGGAGCTGGAAAATCGCTTTGCTTTCTTGCTCCGGCTTTGCTTTTAGATAAACCTACGCTTGTTATCTATCCTTTGCTTGCGCTTATTTCAGATCAAAAAAGAAGAATGGATGAAGGCGGTCTTGACTGCGTTGTGTTTCGAGGCGGCCAGACTGATTTAGAGCGTGAAGAAAATTTTATGCGCATAAAGAACGGCGCAAAAGTGATAATTACAAACCCAGAGGCGTTGCAAAATCAAAATCTTTTGGAGCAGCTTTGTTCATTTGGAATTGTTCACATTGCAATTGATGAGGCTCATTGTGTAAGCGAGTGGGGCGATTCATTTAGGCCTGCGTATTTAAATCTTGGAAAAGTTATAAAGAAAATTAATCCGCCTGTTGTAACCGCTTTTACTGCGACTGCTTCGGAAAGTGTTCTTGCAAGAGTTTCTGAAGTTCTTTTTGATGGAGAGGCGAAAATTGTAAGAAGCGAAAGCGACCGTCCGAATATTCACTATAAAGTTGTAAAATGCTATGCAAAAAAACGGACTGCCTTTTTACTTGCGCTGACGGAACAAAAGCCGCTGATTATTTTTTGCGGAACTCGTGCAAAATCTGAAGACATGGCGAGGGAACTTTCTGCTTACTACGGAAATGACAAAGTGAAATTTTATCATGCTGGAATGACCCGCGAAGAAAAGCAAAAAGTTGAAAAATGGTTTTATCCAAAAGACGATGCGGTTTTGTGCTGTACTTGCGCTTTTGGAATGGGAGTGGACAAGAAAAATATCCGCACTGTCATTCATTTGGAGCCAAGTCCAAGCGCGGAATCTTATATTCAGGAAGCCGGCCGCGGCGGAAGAGATGGGGAAATTTCAAATGCGATATTGCTTTGGAGTTTTAATGACCACAAAAAATTTTCAGCAATAAAAGAAAATGACAGAAGAAAAATTATGCAGAAATTTGCAGAAAGCAAAACTTGCCGCCGTCAAATTTTATTAGATGCTTTGGGCGGAGAACAGGCTGTGTGTGATGGCTGTGATGTTTGCTCAGGAAAATCAGATAAAAAAATTGCGCCTGATGCAAAAATTGTTCTGGAGCTTGTAAGAAAAAATCCAAACCGTTTTACTCAAGATGAATTGAATCAAGAGGCGATGATTGCCTTGAATAAAATTGCTGGGAAAAATTGCTCAGTGAATATTTATGAACATTCAGATACGGATGAAATTATAAGTCAGCTTAAGATGCAAAAAATCATCCGTATAAGAAAGTTTCCGTTTAAAGGACTTATTGCTCCTGCTCACCAAAATTTAAAGTTGTGTTTTCGCCAGTTATTGCGAACCAAGCGGAAGGATTTTCAATCCAGTATTTTTTGA